ATCAAAAGATCCCGATGGTTTAGACAGATTCATAAAGCAAAATCAAGATTATTGAACAAACCAATTCTATAAATGACAAAGATTATTTGATTCGCCTAAAATAAGAGAATTTTTAAAAGATGATAAAAAATCAGAATATGACACAATGATTTCACAAAATAAATTCAAAGGAAAAGAACATAGATACCTATGAATTTATAATAATTTAGACTGATCAAAACTAAATAAACTTTCATCAGCTGCTCAAGAACAATTGAAAAAAGGTTATGTATTAGATCCTAATAATGCATACATCAACGAAAACGGTGAATTAGACTCTCATGCATACTCACCTCCTGAGGGCCATAATGTCGTAATTGGTCGTAGGGTTAATGACAATAAAAATAGACGTACATTTAGTTATGACAGTCCATATGGCAGAACACCTGATGATATTAGATATGGAAGATACCCAGGATGAAAATCTACCGATGTTACTTTAAGTGATGAAAGATTTAAAGACATTATTAAAGCCGAAGATGGGTTTAGACTTATAAAAATGGAAAGAGAAAATAAAGTTAACGATCCAAAACAAATTAATGAAGGTCTTGTAGTTGAAATCGATGCCGCTAATTACTCTGGTTACAATAAAACTCTTCAATTAATTAAAAAAATTAAAAAAGAAAATATTAATGTTACTTCATTTAGAATACAAAACATGGGTGAAAAGGATTCTGCTCAAAAATTCAAGCCTATTCTTGAAGCTTTACCAAATGAAATTCAACAACTTGAACTATATTTCAGTGATAAAGCAACAAATACCGGTTCACTAATTGCTTTAGAACATAAAAAAATTAAAGAATTGTCACTTTACACTCTTGGAAACTCTTTAAAAGAATCATGATCAATAAACCCTTGAGCGGTTTTTAAAACAGAATGAGTGAACACTAATGACTATAACGTAAGTTGAAGCTATCAAAAAGGTGCTCCAATTGCTACAAGAATTACATTCAACGCGTTGGCATTTGAAGAATCTGACTATAAAAAAGATGCTAGTGATCCATTTGAACGTATAAATGATGGATTAAGAATGGCATATTACTCAAGAAACAACTGGCCATTTTTCCAAGGAGGATTTGGTCCAGGTCTTAATCCAGACCACAACGAAGGTAATAACAGTTACCCAACGGATTTAGACTTTAGTAGGGCACCGTCAATCAAAACATTGCGTGGATTGATATTCTATGATAAATACAAACCACAAAATGCTGCCAGAAAGGTTTGAACTGTAAAATTCTTTAATGATAAATCAACATATGAAATAGGTGATGAAGACCTAGCAAATGCTGGTTTTGAAAACTTTGCAAAACCCGCAGGCCAAAAAGCACCAAAAATTGTTTTCTCAAATAATACAACAACAACTGGTTTTAAA
The genomic region above belongs to Mycoplasmopsis bovigenitalium and contains:
- a CDS encoding putative immunoglobulin-blocking virulence protein; this encodes MFKKNKILALSLSGTVLSATAIGVVVYLANSDDRNKTDYRTTANARNNLVAKDNLDLTNTIPSNADTNLKEIPKKEEPPKVVPPKEEPPKKQPIIKVEPPKEEPKPKPIPKPEPKPEPKPKPKVEEPKKQTITVNGIKVYGDVKPLQPRQIPSYDRDKGLSSDYINHTVPEVISIEVTPELIKKSIEDTIGTGKKEGLNSDWSKSMVNNALSIDLSKDPDGLDRFIKQNQDYWTNQFYKWQRLFDSPKIREFLKDDKKSEYDTMISQNKFKGKEHRYLWIYNNLDWSKLNKLSSAAQEQLKKGYVLDPNNAYINENGELDSHAYSPPEGHNVVIGRRVNDNKNRRTFSYDSPYGRTPDDIRYGRYPGWKSTDVTLSDERFKDIIKAEDGFRLIKMERENKVNDPKQINEGLVVEIDAANYSGYNKTLQLIKKIKKENINVTSFRIQNMGEKDSAQKFKPILEALPNEIQQLELYFSDKATNTGSLIALEHKKIKELSLYTLGNSLKESWSINPWAVFKTEWVNTNDYNVSWSYQKGAPIATRITFNALAFEESDYKKDASDPFERINDGLRMAYYSRNNWPFFQGGFGPGLNPDHNEGNNSYPTDLDFSRAPSIKTLRGLIFYDKYKPQNAARKVWTVKFFNDKSTYEIGDEDLANAGFENFAKPAGQKAPKIVFSNNTTTTGFKITSSDLSPSAISNLHRFVELVRAGNSGFPGTVTVVNNPSLAQKLKSAGFKVVETNNSSDEEFY